A genomic stretch from Arthrobacter sp. KBS0702 includes:
- a CDS encoding L-lactate dehydrogenase, giving the protein MSVHSGSKLAVVGAGSVGTSLAYAALIRGSASHVALYDVNAAKAEAEVLDLAHGTQFTAAAATVNGGADISVTDGADVVVITAGAKQSPGQTRLDLAGTNVRILEQLMPQMQEHAPDAVYVLVTNPCDVLTVAAQKITGLPTSRIFSSGTVLDTSRLRWLLAHRAGVSVSSVHASMVGEHGDTEFPVWSGATIGPVPIREWKVDGERIFTPGYLSETAREVTQAAYKVIAGKGATNYAIGLSGARIVEALLRSENAVLPVSTVLGGQYGIEGVALSLPSIVGHGGVRAVLETPMDEGERASLHHSAETLRQSLASLGI; this is encoded by the coding sequence ATGTCCGTACATTCCGGTTCCAAACTCGCCGTCGTCGGCGCCGGCAGCGTCGGCACCTCACTGGCCTACGCCGCCCTGATCCGCGGTTCGGCCAGCCACGTCGCCCTCTACGACGTCAATGCGGCTAAGGCGGAGGCAGAAGTCCTGGACCTGGCCCACGGCACCCAGTTCACCGCCGCGGCGGCCACCGTCAACGGCGGCGCGGACATCAGCGTCACGGATGGCGCCGACGTCGTCGTCATCACCGCCGGGGCCAAACAGTCCCCCGGCCAAACCCGCCTGGACTTGGCCGGCACCAACGTCCGCATCCTCGAACAGCTCATGCCGCAGATGCAGGAGCACGCCCCGGACGCGGTCTACGTTCTGGTCACCAACCCGTGCGACGTGCTCACCGTCGCGGCGCAGAAAATCACCGGGCTGCCGACGTCGCGGATTTTCTCCTCCGGCACCGTGCTGGATACCTCGCGGCTGCGCTGGCTGCTGGCGCACCGCGCGGGCGTGTCAGTGAGCAGCGTCCACGCCAGCATGGTCGGCGAGCACGGCGACACCGAGTTTCCGGTCTGGTCCGGCGCGACCATCGGCCCGGTGCCGATCCGGGAATGGAAGGTCGACGGCGAGCGCATCTTCACGCCCGGCTACCTCAGCGAAACCGCCCGCGAGGTCACCCAGGCCGCGTACAAGGTGATCGCCGGCAAGGGCGCCACCAATTACGCGATCGGGCTCTCCGGAGCCCGGATTGTCGAGGCCCTGCTGCGCTCCGAGAACGCCGTGCTTCCGGTGTCCACCGTCCTCGGCGGGCAGTACGGGATCGAGGGTGTGGCCTTGTCGCTGCCCAGCATTGTGGGCCACGGCGGCGTGCGTGCGGTGCTGGAGACTCCTATGGACGAAGGGGAACGGGCCTCGCTGCACCACTCCGCCGAGACGCTCCGGCAGAGCCTCGCCTCACTCGGGATCTGA
- a CDS encoding DUF305 domain-containing protein, whose protein sequence is MNKALTISATAVAAVIALAGCSAGTNSGSSMPGMDHSTTGASTAAAAADHNPTDTMFAQGMIPHHAQALEMSEMMLKKQGIDAKVTAMAGRIKAAQGPEIERMTGWLQGWNESTQMPGDHVMSGMLGDDELKKLDAANGTEAAKLFLTQMIAHHEGAVDMANAEVRGGKNPEAVKLAKDISASQTDEIKEMKDLLAAL, encoded by the coding sequence GTGAACAAAGCACTGACAATTTCCGCCACCGCCGTCGCTGCCGTCATCGCCCTGGCCGGCTGCTCAGCCGGGACCAACTCCGGCAGCAGCATGCCCGGCATGGACCACAGCACCACTGGCGCCAGTACCGCGGCCGCAGCGGCGGACCACAACCCCACGGACACCATGTTCGCCCAGGGGATGATCCCGCACCACGCCCAGGCCCTCGAGATGAGCGAGATGATGCTCAAGAAGCAGGGCATCGACGCCAAGGTGACGGCCATGGCGGGCCGGATCAAAGCTGCTCAGGGTCCCGAGATTGAGCGGATGACCGGCTGGCTCCAGGGCTGGAACGAATCCACCCAGATGCCGGGAGACCACGTAATGTCCGGCATGCTGGGCGACGATGAACTCAAGAAGCTCGACGCCGCCAACGGCACCGAAGCCGCAAAGCTGTTCCTGACCCAGATGATCGCGCACCACGAGGGTGCCGTGGACATGGCCAACGCGGAAGTCCGCGGCGGCAAGAACCCGGAAGCGGTCAAGCTGGCCAAGGACATCTCGGCTTCCCAGACGGACGAGATCAAGGAAATGAAAGACCTGCTGGCCGCGCTCTAA
- the pdxA gene encoding 4-hydroxythreonine-4-phosphate dehydrogenase PdxA: MGRPIVAITMGDAAGIGPEIIVKALADTEVRSRARMLVIGDLRRLRLAAGVVSSPLSLRKVTSPAEALFEDGTIDVLDVDCIPADLSWGELSAAAGHGSYLFIEKAVQLAMNREVDAICTGPLNKAALHAAGHKYPGHTELLAELTGTEEVSMMLTAPKMRVIHVTTHIGLIDAIAKINGDLVYRTIKRGYELLTTSGIENPRIAVCAINPHAGENGLFGYGEEAEKIQPGIEKAQAEGIDAFGPLPADTLFFLAGRGDFDLVVAQYHDQGHGPVKVLGLENGVNITVGLPVVRTSVDHGTAFDIAGKNIADHESLLEALRQAVDLAPSREENR; encoded by the coding sequence ATGGGACGCCCGATTGTCGCCATCACCATGGGTGATGCGGCTGGTATTGGCCCGGAAATCATCGTCAAGGCACTTGCCGACACAGAGGTGCGGTCCAGGGCCCGGATGCTGGTAATCGGCGACCTCCGGCGGCTGCGGCTGGCCGCGGGCGTTGTCTCGAGCCCGCTCAGCCTGCGCAAAGTAACCAGTCCCGCCGAGGCACTCTTCGAGGACGGCACCATCGATGTCCTCGACGTTGACTGCATTCCCGCGGACCTGTCGTGGGGTGAGCTCTCCGCCGCCGCGGGGCATGGCTCGTACCTCTTTATCGAAAAGGCCGTGCAACTGGCCATGAACCGCGAGGTCGATGCCATCTGCACCGGCCCACTTAATAAGGCGGCCCTGCATGCCGCCGGCCACAAATATCCGGGACACACCGAACTCCTGGCCGAACTGACCGGCACCGAAGAAGTGTCCATGATGCTGACCGCCCCGAAAATGCGGGTCATCCATGTGACGACCCATATTGGTCTGATCGACGCTATTGCGAAGATCAACGGCGATCTCGTCTACCGGACCATTAAGCGGGGGTATGAGCTCCTGACCACTTCGGGCATCGAAAACCCCCGCATCGCTGTGTGCGCTATTAATCCGCACGCGGGGGAAAACGGACTCTTTGGCTACGGCGAAGAAGCCGAGAAGATCCAGCCCGGGATTGAAAAAGCACAGGCCGAAGGGATCGACGCCTTCGGGCCGCTGCCGGCGGACACGCTGTTCTTCCTCGCCGGACGCGGCGATTTCGACCTCGTCGTCGCCCAGTATCACGACCAGGGCCACGGGCCGGTCAAGGTGCTGGGGTTGGAGAACGGTGTGAACATCACCGTTGGCCTGCCCGTTGTCCGCACCTCCGTGGACCACGGCACCGCCTTCGATATCGCCGGTAAAAACATCGCGGACCATGAGTCCCTGCTCGAAGCATTGCGGCAGGCGGTGGACTTGGCGCCGTCGCGCGAAGAGAATCGGTAA
- a CDS encoding DUF6153 family protein, with protein sequence MLAGLLGMHVFVGAHGAHASATPSATDHSHPAVHHETPVPPSCGCGGSCGEQQTAHASCTPAPSGATLSAPPAGTTLLAVQPRTTTAAGPARTYSYLPATPTPNELSISRT encoded by the coding sequence GTGCTTGCCGGGCTTCTGGGGATGCACGTCTTCGTCGGAGCGCACGGCGCACACGCCTCGGCCACCCCTTCCGCAACCGACCACTCCCACCCGGCGGTCCACCACGAAACTCCGGTGCCGCCGTCGTGCGGGTGCGGCGGATCCTGCGGCGAACAGCAGACCGCGCACGCTTCCTGCACGCCGGCCCCGTCGGGCGCTACCCTCAGCGCTCCCCCGGCCGGGACCACACTGCTCGCGGTCCAGCCCAGGACCACGACGGCAGCGGGTCCGGCCCGCACCTATTCCTACCTTCCGGCGACGCCCACGCCGAACGAGCTGTCCATTAGCCGGACGTAA
- a CDS encoding HNH endonuclease signature motif containing protein encodes MDGKQGPDVALTASVTVADLARILAGIPAPASAAAVIDETRELEDLKSALAARQARLSVTFDLLQRREQAAAGLPADQLGAGVGAQIALARRESPARGGRLLGLARALVTEMPHTLAALETGQLNEWRATLLVRETACLPAVDRTAVDEELAPDTGAFDGAGDRAITAAARAAAYRRDPRSATQRAAHAETERHVSLRPAPDTMCYLTALLPVAEGVAVHAALTRAADALRSDGDTRSRGQLMADTLVERTTGKAGGISGIEIQLIMTDRTLLQGDSEPARLPGYGIVPAGWARTLLQNARTAAAGGPGDEQVFSTWLRRLYTAPATGDLVAMDSRARLFPPGHRRFIQARDDTCRTPYCDAPIRHLDHIIPWHNGGTTNLGNGAGLCEACNHTKETPGWNAQPRPGPRHTLQLTTPTGHTYHSTAPPLPGTALLAAPRHRREIRHIVKALRC; translated from the coding sequence ATGGACGGCAAGCAAGGGCCCGACGTGGCCCTAACGGCAAGCGTGACGGTCGCGGACCTTGCGCGGATCCTGGCCGGAATCCCGGCCCCGGCCAGTGCCGCGGCGGTCATCGACGAAACACGCGAGCTGGAGGACCTGAAGTCCGCCCTGGCCGCCCGTCAGGCCCGTTTGTCCGTCACGTTCGATTTGCTCCAGCGCCGCGAACAAGCCGCCGCCGGTCTGCCGGCCGACCAGCTCGGCGCCGGCGTCGGGGCACAGATCGCCCTCGCACGGCGCGAGTCCCCCGCCCGCGGCGGCCGGCTCCTCGGCCTCGCCAGGGCCCTTGTCACCGAAATGCCGCACACCCTCGCCGCCCTGGAAACCGGCCAGCTCAACGAATGGCGCGCCACCCTCCTGGTCCGTGAAACCGCCTGCCTGCCCGCGGTGGACCGGACCGCCGTGGACGAGGAACTCGCCCCCGACACGGGAGCCTTCGACGGCGCCGGCGACCGGGCCATCACCGCCGCGGCCCGTGCCGCCGCCTACCGGCGCGACCCCCGCTCCGCCACCCAACGCGCCGCCCACGCCGAGACCGAACGCCACGTCAGCCTCCGTCCCGCACCGGACACCATGTGCTACCTCACGGCCCTGCTGCCCGTAGCGGAGGGTGTCGCCGTGCACGCCGCACTCACCCGGGCCGCGGACGCTCTCCGCTCCGACGGCGACACCCGTTCCCGCGGCCAACTGATGGCCGACACACTGGTCGAACGCACCACCGGCAAGGCCGGCGGGATCAGCGGCATCGAAATCCAACTCATCATGACCGACCGCACCCTCCTCCAAGGCGACAGCGAACCCGCCCGGCTCCCCGGCTACGGCATCGTCCCCGCCGGGTGGGCCCGGACGCTGCTCCAGAACGCACGCACCGCCGCCGCGGGCGGCCCCGGCGACGAACAGGTCTTTTCGACCTGGCTCCGCCGGCTCTACACCGCCCCCGCCACCGGCGACCTCGTCGCCATGGACTCCCGCGCCCGGCTCTTCCCGCCCGGACACCGCCGCTTCATCCAGGCCCGCGACGACACCTGCCGCACCCCCTACTGCGACGCCCCCATCCGCCACCTGGACCACATCATCCCCTGGCACAACGGCGGCACCACCAACCTCGGCAACGGCGCCGGACTCTGCGAAGCCTGCAACCACACCAAAGAAACACCCGGCTGGAACGCCCAACCCCGCCCCGGCCCCCGACACACCCTCCAACTCACAACCCCAACCGGCCACACCTACCACTCCACCGCCCCACCCCTACCGGGAACGGCATTACTGGCGGCACCCCGCCACCGCCGCGAGATCCGGCACATCGTCAAGGCACTGAGATGCTGA
- a CDS encoding uracil-DNA glycosylase, with product MTIDWDEKKTLLQEPNIAAVTQLCDELMEKKPGSVVPYIDPVHDEDECRIVSLHTAPGKGCESGFVSHFNEDEAARRATSIYEAVELDPRYVMPWNAYPWVRDPELPSALNVQEKTDGLRPFRQFMKINKRTSAIIAHGADAHAFLTLFEKTYHSSLKNRGVKIYKATALGGRAFAVSPAKQEELLAKNVAVYKDAMQRAGIQHL from the coding sequence GTGACGATTGACTGGGACGAAAAGAAGACCCTGCTGCAGGAACCGAACATCGCGGCTGTGACCCAACTTTGCGACGAACTGATGGAGAAGAAGCCGGGATCCGTGGTTCCCTACATCGACCCCGTCCATGACGAGGACGAATGCCGGATCGTCAGCCTCCATACCGCGCCCGGAAAGGGCTGCGAATCAGGGTTCGTCTCGCACTTCAACGAGGACGAGGCCGCCCGCCGCGCCACTTCCATCTACGAAGCCGTCGAACTTGACCCCCGCTACGTGATGCCATGGAACGCCTACCCTTGGGTCCGCGATCCGGAATTGCCGTCGGCCTTGAACGTCCAGGAAAAGACCGACGGACTGCGCCCCTTCCGCCAGTTTATGAAGATCAACAAGCGCACCTCGGCGATCATCGCGCACGGCGCCGACGCCCACGCCTTCCTGACGCTCTTCGAAAAGACCTACCACTCCTCGCTGAAGAACCGCGGCGTGAAGATCTACAAGGCCACCGCCCTCGGCGGCCGCGCCTTCGCCGTCTCCCCGGCCAAGCAGGAGGAACTCCTGGCCAAGAACGTCGCCGTCTACAAGGACGCGATGCAGCGGGCCGGCATCCAGCACCTCTAG
- a CDS encoding DeoR/GlpR family DNA-binding transcription regulator, whose translation MNAKERRREIASVLSERPVSVEELAGRFGVSLSTIRRDFEQLAQAGRILRTYGGARTAGAGEKSLREREQIATRQKAAIGRLAATFVKPGSVNIFDAGTTAGAVASRIADRSGITVVTNGLTTTQLLEDSDGIELIVIGGTLRHVSSGMVGPLAEQVMSSITADAAFLGADGVTASRGVSEGTPEQASLKRIMVENARDVYVVADSTKLGVESSHWWTALDRPWHLVTDDEATEQQLAPFRALGNVEIHLAGPA comes from the coding sequence GTGAACGCAAAAGAGAGAAGACGCGAGATTGCGTCAGTCCTTTCCGAGCGGCCGGTCAGCGTAGAAGAGTTGGCCGGCCGTTTCGGGGTTTCCCTTTCGACCATCCGCCGGGATTTCGAGCAACTGGCCCAGGCCGGCCGGATCCTCCGCACCTACGGTGGCGCCCGGACGGCGGGCGCCGGCGAAAAGAGCCTCCGCGAGAGGGAGCAGATCGCCACGCGGCAAAAGGCCGCCATCGGGCGCCTCGCGGCGACGTTTGTGAAGCCGGGTTCGGTGAATATCTTCGACGCCGGGACGACGGCGGGTGCGGTCGCCAGCAGGATTGCCGACAGGTCCGGGATCACGGTGGTGACCAACGGCCTGACGACCACACAGCTGCTCGAAGACAGTGACGGCATCGAGCTGATCGTCATCGGCGGGACGCTTCGCCACGTCAGTTCCGGGATGGTGGGACCGCTTGCCGAGCAGGTCATGTCCTCGATCACCGCGGACGCCGCATTCCTGGGCGCGGACGGCGTCACTGCCTCCCGCGGGGTGTCCGAAGGAACGCCGGAGCAGGCCTCGCTCAAACGGATCATGGTCGAAAATGCCCGCGACGTCTATGTCGTGGCAGATTCAACGAAACTCGGCGTGGAATCTTCGCACTGGTGGACCGCCTTGGACAGGCCCTGGCACCTCGTGACGGACGACGAAGCGACTGAACAGCAGCTTGCTCCATTCCGGGCGCTGGGCAACGTGGAGATCCATCTGGCAGGACCCGCCTAG
- a CDS encoding glucose 1-dehydrogenase — MGRLDGKVALISGGARGIGAAIARRFVAEGAKAVVGDVLDDDGARLLAELGGGARYVHLDVTRPSDWDAAVKEAASAFGSLSILVNNAGIVNFGRIDAYPHEEWARIIDVNLTGVFNGIKAAVPALAKAGSASIINISSIAGLRGYEGLSGYTASKFGVRGLTKSAALDLGRDGIRVNSVHPGVIQTPMTEGMSFDTGHVPLHRIGQPTEVADLAVYLAGDESSFVTGAEFVIDGGETAGSVAPPAG; from the coding sequence ATGGGACGGTTGGACGGCAAAGTCGCACTGATCAGCGGCGGCGCCCGCGGTATCGGCGCAGCAATCGCGCGGCGCTTCGTAGCCGAGGGCGCGAAGGCCGTCGTCGGCGACGTCCTCGATGACGACGGCGCCCGGCTGCTCGCGGAACTCGGCGGCGGCGCCCGTTACGTGCATTTGGACGTCACCCGGCCGTCGGACTGGGACGCCGCCGTCAAAGAGGCGGCCAGCGCGTTTGGCAGCCTGAGCATCCTTGTCAACAATGCCGGCATCGTGAATTTCGGCCGGATCGACGCGTATCCTCACGAAGAGTGGGCCCGGATCATCGACGTGAACCTCACGGGCGTCTTCAACGGCATTAAGGCCGCAGTGCCCGCGCTGGCCAAGGCGGGCTCCGCCTCCATCATCAATATCTCCTCGATCGCGGGCCTCCGCGGCTATGAGGGCCTCTCCGGGTACACGGCCTCCAAGTTCGGTGTGCGGGGCCTGACCAAAAGCGCTGCACTGGACCTGGGACGGGACGGTATCCGGGTCAACTCCGTGCACCCCGGCGTCATTCAGACCCCCATGACCGAAGGCATGTCCTTCGACACCGGCCACGTACCGCTGCACCGGATCGGCCAACCCACCGAGGTCGCGGACCTCGCCGTATACCTGGCCGGCGACGAATCCTCCTTTGTCACCGGGGCCGAATTCGTCATCGACGGCGGCGAAACGGCCGGCAGCGTCGCACCGCCCGCCGGCTGA
- a CDS encoding metalloregulator ArsR/SmtB family transcription factor has product MNADMQIEVDSPHVELAVEVFAMLADATRVRLILALGEGELPVNALAERVGKPAPAVSQHLAKMRLGGMVATRQEGTKVFYRLQNDHARQLVMDAVHQAEHALGTAPRHGA; this is encoded by the coding sequence ATGAATGCGGATATGCAGATTGAGGTCGACAGTCCCCACGTGGAGCTGGCCGTCGAAGTTTTCGCCATGCTGGCCGACGCCACCCGCGTCCGACTGATCCTCGCCCTGGGGGAGGGTGAGCTGCCGGTCAACGCCTTGGCAGAGCGCGTAGGGAAGCCGGCCCCGGCCGTCTCGCAGCATCTCGCCAAGATGCGGCTGGGCGGCATGGTCGCTACCCGGCAGGAGGGCACCAAGGTGTTTTACCGGCTGCAGAACGACCACGCCCGCCAGCTGGTGATGGATGCCGTGCACCAGGCCGAGCACGCACTCGGCACGGCCCCGAGGCACGGAGCATGA
- a CDS encoding cation diffusion facilitator family transporter has translation MSGPGKAVGEHSHGHDHAHDDHSHDHSHGDHGHDHSHGEHGHTHPHGDHAHGEHGHTHPTGLKGLLHGLFVPHSHDAADSIDAALESSAQGIRAVKVSLLGLGATSLFQLAIVLVSGSVALLADTVHNFSDALTAVPLWIAFLLGRRKPTRTYPYGFGRAEDLAGLFIVAMITLSAIVAAVESIRRFFEPQPVHNLGWVLAAGLVGFAGNELVAVYRIRVGRRIGSAALVADGIHARTDGFTSLAVVAGVIGVWLGFPLADPIVGLLISVAIMVLLWGTVRDVGRRLMDGVEPHLTDALAAVVRERSPLGGTSRLRWSGHRLHAEITVPIGRDARLADLAAAAAHLEEGARKALPHLGTVTVVPSVTAFSASDPE, from the coding sequence ATGAGCGGGCCCGGCAAAGCAGTGGGCGAGCACAGCCACGGCCACGATCACGCACATGACGACCACAGCCATGACCACTCGCACGGTGACCACGGCCATGACCACTCCCACGGCGAGCACGGCCACACCCACCCGCACGGCGATCATGCGCACGGCGAGCACGGCCACACCCACCCGACGGGGCTGAAGGGTTTGCTGCACGGGCTCTTCGTCCCGCACTCGCATGACGCGGCGGACTCCATCGACGCGGCGCTCGAATCCAGCGCCCAGGGGATCCGCGCTGTGAAGGTCTCGCTGCTGGGCCTCGGCGCAACCTCGCTCTTCCAGTTGGCGATCGTGCTGGTCAGCGGCTCGGTGGCGCTGCTGGCCGACACCGTGCACAACTTCTCCGACGCGCTGACCGCCGTGCCGCTGTGGATCGCGTTCCTGCTGGGCCGGCGTAAACCGACGCGCACCTACCCGTACGGCTTCGGCCGCGCCGAAGACCTGGCCGGACTCTTCATCGTCGCCATGATCACACTCTCCGCGATCGTTGCCGCCGTCGAATCCATCCGCCGCTTCTTCGAACCGCAGCCGGTGCACAACCTCGGCTGGGTCCTCGCGGCCGGCCTCGTCGGCTTCGCGGGCAATGAGCTGGTCGCGGTCTACCGGATCCGCGTCGGCCGGCGAATCGGTTCGGCGGCCCTGGTCGCCGACGGCATCCATGCCCGGACCGACGGCTTTACCTCCCTCGCCGTCGTGGCCGGCGTCATCGGCGTCTGGCTCGGCTTCCCGTTGGCGGACCCGATCGTCGGGCTGCTGATTTCGGTGGCGATCATGGTGCTGTTGTGGGGCACCGTGCGCGACGTTGGACGGCGGCTCATGGACGGCGTCGAGCCCCACCTGACGGATGCCCTGGCCGCCGTCGTCCGGGAGCGTTCGCCGCTGGGCGGGACGTCACGGCTCCGCTGGTCCGGCCACCGCCTGCACGCAGAGATCACCGTCCCCATCGGCCGCGACGCCCGGCTGGCTGATCTCGCCGCGGCGGCTGCGCACCTGGAGGAAGGCGCCCGGAAGGCATTGCCGCACCTCGGCACGGTGACGGTGGTGCCTTCTGTAACGGCGTTCTCCGCGTCAGATCCCGAGTGA
- a CDS encoding FadR/GntR family transcriptional regulator, with the protein MNLSDSRTAGQPLARLSAAEAVFNVLRSEIESGKLGIGAKLSSEATLAQQYGVSRSVVREALRSCTALGLTITKTGRGTFVVADHVAKDLVLGQYSALDLTEARPHIEVPAAGLAAERRSPEELDTLRDILAAMTAEDDPEVWVGLDSNFHALIAKASRNKVFENVVAEIREALAHQSETLNMVADRQHASDEEHGRILAAIEAGDAATARIAMSQHLHAVGVALASILDPRPGS; encoded by the coding sequence GTGAACCTGTCAGACAGCCGGACAGCAGGACAACCTCTCGCCCGCCTCAGCGCGGCCGAGGCGGTCTTCAATGTCCTCCGCTCCGAAATTGAATCGGGCAAGCTGGGCATCGGCGCCAAACTGAGCTCCGAGGCCACGCTTGCCCAGCAGTACGGGGTGAGCCGCTCGGTGGTCCGGGAGGCCTTGCGGTCCTGCACCGCGCTGGGGCTCACCATCACGAAGACGGGCAGGGGAACGTTCGTGGTGGCCGACCACGTGGCGAAAGACCTGGTCCTCGGCCAGTACTCGGCGCTCGACCTCACCGAGGCCCGGCCCCACATCGAGGTTCCGGCCGCCGGACTCGCTGCCGAACGCCGGTCGCCGGAGGAACTGGACACCCTCCGGGACATCCTCGCCGCAATGACCGCCGAGGACGACCCCGAAGTATGGGTGGGCCTGGACTCGAATTTCCATGCCCTGATCGCGAAGGCCAGCCGGAACAAGGTCTTCGAGAACGTTGTCGCGGAAATCCGGGAGGCCCTGGCGCATCAGTCCGAGACCCTGAACATGGTCGCGGACCGCCAGCACGCCTCCGATGAGGAGCACGGGCGCATCCTGGCCGCCATCGAGGCCGGCGATGCCGCCACGGCGCGCATCGCGATGAGCCAGCACCTGCATGCCGTCGGCGTCGCCCTCGCCTCGATCCTGGACCCCCGCCCCGGTTCTTGA
- a CDS encoding four-carbon acid sugar kinase family protein translates to MSKHAHSDWAIVADDLTGAADAAAAYGPTHTSSVVLELDGEWPGSGILAINTESRYLSEGEAAAAVGHAVGRALGQGRRVFKKLDSLLRGNVGAELAAAASAVSGHALVIVAPAFPATGRTTINGVVHVDGEANAEGKYGGDIRQALAAGGLSAETVTVGPGRHPEDLAGRLTELHRRGVRAAVVDAQSDDDLRIIATAAEIMEVPTLLAGSGGLAGQIEVRGSVSGLPLASDRDVARTLLVIGSYSPLAKSQVQQLVAAGVRHVKLNHEDFADPAVHVELLEALDDGDAVLTPDPSGPLDKSQAAAVAGALASATAAAGSKCGALLLTGGETATAVLAELGVTSFTVLGEIEPGVVASRLDRSLPLMVTKAGAFGDAGTLLRTAQFLKNTTSETSIK, encoded by the coding sequence ATGAGCAAACACGCGCACTCAGACTGGGCAATCGTTGCGGATGACCTCACGGGGGCGGCGGACGCCGCGGCCGCCTATGGTCCCACGCATACGAGTTCCGTTGTCCTGGAGCTGGACGGGGAATGGCCCGGATCCGGGATACTGGCCATCAACACCGAAAGCCGCTACTTGTCCGAAGGCGAGGCGGCCGCGGCTGTCGGACACGCCGTGGGCAGGGCGCTGGGGCAGGGACGTCGGGTGTTCAAGAAACTCGACTCCCTGCTCCGCGGGAACGTGGGTGCTGAACTGGCCGCGGCCGCTTCCGCCGTCTCCGGGCACGCGCTGGTGATCGTCGCTCCCGCTTTCCCCGCGACCGGACGAACCACGATCAACGGGGTTGTGCATGTCGACGGCGAGGCCAACGCGGAGGGCAAGTATGGCGGCGACATTCGCCAGGCACTCGCCGCGGGGGGCCTCAGCGCGGAGACCGTCACCGTCGGCCCCGGCCGGCACCCGGAGGACCTCGCAGGACGGCTGACCGAGCTGCACCGTCGCGGGGTCCGCGCCGCCGTCGTCGACGCCCAATCCGACGATGACCTCCGGATCATCGCGACGGCCGCGGAAATCATGGAGGTCCCCACCCTGCTGGCCGGCTCGGGCGGCCTGGCGGGCCAGATCGAAGTGCGCGGATCTGTCAGCGGCCTCCCGCTGGCCTCGGATCGGGACGTCGCCAGGACGCTGCTGGTGATCGGCAGCTACTCCCCGCTGGCCAAGAGCCAAGTCCAGCAGCTCGTGGCGGCTGGCGTCCGCCACGTGAAGCTGAACCACGAGGACTTCGCGGATCCGGCGGTCCACGTTGAACTTCTCGAGGCCCTGGACGACGGCGATGCAGTGCTGACGCCGGATCCCTCGGGTCCCTTGGACAAATCCCAGGCGGCTGCCGTGGCGGGTGCCCTGGCGTCCGCCACGGCCGCGGCAGGAAGCAAGTGCGGGGCGCTCCTGCTCACCGGCGGTGAGACGGCTACGGCCGTGCTCGCGGAACTCGGCGTCACCAGCTTTACGGTGCTCGGGGAAATTGAACCCGGAGTCGTCGCAAGCCGACTCGACCGATCTTTGCCGCTGATGGTCACGAAGGCTGGCGCATTCGGCGACGCCGGAACACTGCTCCGCACCGCGCAATTTCTAAAAAATACAACGAGTGAAACGAGTATCAAATAA